Proteins encoded in a region of the Streptomyces akebiae genome:
- the glgX gene encoding glycogen debranching protein GlgX, with the protein MTVRPDRRGVPVWSGHPYPLGASYDGTGTNFALFSEVADRVDLVLVDDAGRHRAVPLTEVDGFVWHGRLPGVGPGQRYGYRVHGPWDPAAGHRCDPAKLLLDPYTTAVDGQVDNHPSLREPGADTVGHTMLGVVTDPFFDWGDDRPPRRSYADTVVYEAHVRGLTRTHPDVPPELRGTYAGLAHPAVVEHLTSLGVTAIELMPVHQFVQDGVLQDRGLTNYWGYNTIGYFAPHNDYAAHGTRGQQVTEFKSMVKALHAAGLEVILDVVYNHTAEGNEQGPTLSFRGIDNSSYYRLVDGDWAHYYDTTGTGNSLLMRHPYVLQLIMDSLRYWVTEMHVDGFRFDLAATLARQFHEVDRLSAFFDLIQQDPVISRVKLIAEPWDVGEGGYQVGNFPPLWSEWNGRYRDAVRDFWRGRPHMLGEFASRLTGSADLYEHSRRSPRASVNFVTAHDGFTLRDLVSYNDKHNEANGEGNRDGESVNRSWNCGAEGPTKDPRVLALRARQQRNLLATLLLSQGIPMICHGDESGRTQRGNNNAYCQDNEVSWLDWRLDDERRALLAFTRDLIALRAAHPVLRRRRFFHGDTPTRADQPLPDLVWLRPDAREMTDADWDRSDAYAVAVFLNGDAIAERDHRGGRVVDDSFLLLLNSHWEPRVFRLPGTVYGERWTTRVDTTAGPDGVPDESEHKAGSEITVEARGLMLLSRPSRPSRTG; encoded by the coding sequence GTGACCGTGCGGCCCGACCGCAGAGGGGTGCCCGTGTGGAGCGGGCACCCCTACCCGCTGGGTGCCTCCTACGACGGCACCGGCACCAACTTCGCGCTCTTCAGCGAGGTCGCCGACCGCGTCGACCTGGTCCTCGTCGACGACGCGGGCCGCCATCGCGCCGTCCCGCTCACCGAGGTCGACGGCTTCGTCTGGCACGGCAGACTCCCCGGCGTCGGCCCGGGGCAGCGCTACGGCTACCGGGTGCACGGCCCCTGGGACCCCGCCGCCGGCCACCGCTGCGATCCGGCGAAGCTGCTGCTCGACCCGTACACCACGGCCGTCGACGGACAGGTGGACAACCACCCCTCCCTCCGCGAACCCGGCGCCGACACCGTCGGGCACACCATGCTCGGCGTCGTCACCGACCCGTTCTTCGACTGGGGGGACGACCGCCCGCCGCGCCGGTCGTACGCCGACACCGTCGTCTACGAGGCCCACGTCCGCGGCCTCACCCGCACCCACCCCGACGTGCCCCCCGAGCTGCGCGGCACCTACGCCGGTCTGGCCCACCCCGCCGTCGTCGAGCACCTCACCTCGCTGGGCGTGACCGCGATCGAGCTGATGCCGGTCCACCAGTTCGTCCAGGACGGAGTCCTCCAGGACCGGGGCCTCACCAACTACTGGGGCTACAACACCATCGGCTACTTCGCGCCCCACAACGACTACGCCGCCCACGGCACGCGAGGCCAGCAGGTCACCGAGTTCAAGTCGATGGTCAAGGCCCTGCACGCGGCCGGCCTCGAAGTGATCCTCGACGTGGTCTACAACCACACCGCCGAGGGCAACGAGCAGGGGCCCACCCTCTCCTTCCGCGGCATCGACAACAGCTCCTACTACCGCCTGGTGGACGGCGACTGGGCCCACTACTACGACACCACCGGCACGGGGAACAGCCTTCTGATGCGGCACCCGTACGTCCTGCAACTGATCATGGACTCGCTGCGGTACTGGGTCACCGAGATGCACGTCGACGGCTTCCGCTTCGACCTGGCCGCCACCCTGGCCCGGCAGTTCCACGAGGTGGACCGCCTCTCGGCGTTCTTCGACCTGATCCAGCAGGACCCCGTGATCAGCAGGGTCAAGCTCATCGCCGAACCCTGGGACGTCGGCGAGGGCGGTTACCAGGTCGGCAACTTCCCGCCCCTGTGGTCCGAGTGGAACGGCAGGTACCGCGACGCCGTACGGGACTTCTGGCGGGGCCGTCCCCATATGCTCGGCGAGTTCGCGTCCCGGCTGACCGGCTCCGCCGACCTCTACGAGCACAGCCGGCGCAGCCCGCGCGCGAGCGTCAACTTCGTCACCGCGCACGACGGTTTCACCCTGCGCGACCTGGTCTCCTACAACGACAAGCACAACGAGGCCAACGGCGAGGGCAACCGGGACGGCGAGAGCGTCAACCGCTCCTGGAACTGCGGAGCGGAGGGACCCACCAAGGACCCGCGGGTTCTCGCCCTCCGTGCCCGGCAGCAGCGCAATCTGCTGGCCACACTGCTGCTGTCCCAGGGCATCCCGATGATCTGCCACGGCGACGAGTCCGGCCGCACCCAGCGGGGCAACAACAACGCCTACTGCCAGGACAACGAGGTCTCGTGGCTCGACTGGCGACTCGACGACGAACGTCGCGCGCTGCTCGCCTTCACCCGCGACCTCATCGCCCTGCGCGCCGCCCACCCGGTGCTGCGCCGCCGCCGCTTCTTCCACGGCGACACACCGACCCGCGCGGACCAGCCACTGCCCGACCTGGTGTGGCTGCGGCCGGACGCCCGCGAGATGACCGACGCCGACTGGGACCGCTCCGACGCGTACGCCGTGGCCGTGTTCCTCAACGGCGACGCCATCGCCGAACGCGACCATCGCGGCGGCCGCGTCGTCGACGACTCCTTCCTGCTCCTGCTGAACAGCCACTGGGAACCCAGGGTCTTCCGGCTGCCCGGCACCGTCTACGGCGAGCGCTGGACGACCCGCGTCGACACCACCGCGGGGCCCGACGGAGTCCCGGACGAGTCCGAGCACAAGGCGGGCTCCGAGATCACCGTCGAGGCCCGGGGGCTGATGCTGCTGTCCCGGCCCTCCCGGCCCTCCCGGACCGGCTGA
- a CDS encoding VOC family protein encodes MNSDSNHRDAENVVSSHSVFGAPCWVSLTSRDLPATEDFYAAVLGWQWRTAKLGDHFRIALADGVPVAGIAGVASLWQMAVAWTPYFAVSDADAAASRARERGGTVAVGPLSFPPGRAALLADRHGASFGIWEGALFTDWETWRKAAPAFIRLHTRDAFDAAIFYGEVLEWATEKPGCCEVRYEANEVVLRSEGEVVARISSGALEAAPDPTIRPHWQVHFSVSDVADRVEAAQHHGGTILTQDAHEAVLRDPDGAQFTITSRGAR; translated from the coding sequence ATGAACAGCGACAGCAATCACCGGGACGCGGAGAACGTCGTCTCCAGCCATTCCGTCTTCGGCGCGCCCTGCTGGGTGAGCCTCACCAGCCGGGATCTGCCGGCCACGGAGGACTTCTACGCCGCCGTGCTGGGCTGGCAGTGGCGTACCGCCAAGCTCGGCGACCACTTCCGGATCGCGCTGGCCGACGGTGTGCCGGTCGCCGGGATCGCCGGGGTGGCCTCCCTGTGGCAGATGGCGGTCGCCTGGACCCCGTACTTCGCCGTGTCGGACGCCGACGCGGCGGCCTCCCGGGCCAGGGAGCGCGGTGGGACGGTCGCGGTGGGCCCCCTCTCCTTCCCGCCCGGCCGCGCCGCCCTGCTGGCGGACCGGCACGGTGCCTCCTTCGGGATCTGGGAGGGCGCGCTCTTCACGGATTGGGAGACCTGGCGCAAGGCCGCCCCGGCCTTCATCCGGCTGCACACCCGGGACGCCTTCGACGCGGCGATCTTCTACGGCGAGGTCCTGGAGTGGGCCACCGAGAAGCCCGGCTGCTGCGAGGTGCGCTACGAGGCGAACGAGGTCGTGCTGCGCAGCGAGGGCGAGGTGGTGGCCCGGATCAGCTCCGGCGCGCTGGAGGCCGCTCCCGATCCCACGATCCGCCCGCACTGGCAGGTGCACTTCTCCGTCTCCGACGTGGCGGACCGGGTCGAGGCCGCCCAGCACCACGGCGGCACGATCCTCACCCAGGACGCGCACGAGGCGGTGCTGCGCGACCCCGACGGCGCCCAGTTCACGATCACGTCGCGCGGCGCGCGCTGA
- a CDS encoding LacI family DNA-binding transcriptional regulator, producing MTMSNTGGRRKPPTIHDVAREAGVSRGTVSRVLNGGHYVSPTAAEAVNAAIRKTGYVVNRHARSLITGRSDSIGFLLTEPQEKLFEDPNFNVLLRCCTQALAAHDIPLLLMVAGTEDERRRITRYITAGHVDGVLVVSSHSADPVAQELREAGIPLVQCGKPMAPGSKVSYVAADDRDGARDMVRHLLSLGRRRIGVVTGPLDSPGGVDRLAGYKEVLTEAGVEIDERLIASGDYSRASGEAGTDLLLERAPDMDAVFVASDLMAQGALAALRRAGRRVPEDVSVGGFDDSAAATESVPALTTIRQPYDRISNEMVRVLLAQIGGEAPAAVILPTELVRREST from the coding sequence ATGACCATGAGCAACACGGGGGGCAGGCGCAAACCGCCGACCATTCACGACGTGGCGCGCGAGGCGGGAGTCTCCCGGGGGACCGTCTCACGCGTGCTCAACGGCGGTCACTACGTCAGCCCGACGGCAGCCGAAGCGGTCAACGCCGCGATCCGCAAGACGGGTTACGTCGTGAACCGGCACGCCCGCTCGCTGATCACGGGCCGTTCCGACTCGATCGGCTTCCTGCTCACGGAACCGCAGGAGAAACTCTTCGAGGACCCCAACTTCAATGTCCTCCTGCGGTGTTGCACCCAGGCGCTGGCCGCGCACGACATCCCGCTGCTGCTGATGGTGGCCGGTACGGAGGACGAGCGGCGCCGGATAACGCGGTACATCACGGCGGGCCACGTCGACGGTGTGCTGGTGGTCTCCAGCCACTCCGCGGACCCGGTCGCCCAGGAGCTGCGCGAGGCGGGCATCCCCCTCGTCCAGTGCGGCAAGCCCATGGCTCCCGGCTCCAAGGTGAGTTACGTGGCCGCCGACGACCGCGACGGCGCCCGTGACATGGTGCGTCATCTGCTGTCGCTGGGCCGCCGCCGGATCGGGGTCGTGACCGGTCCGCTGGACTCGCCCGGCGGTGTCGACCGCCTCGCCGGCTACAAGGAGGTGCTCACCGAGGCGGGTGTCGAGATCGACGAGCGCCTCATCGCCTCCGGCGACTACAGCCGGGCGAGCGGCGAGGCGGGCACCGACCTGCTGCTGGAGCGGGCCCCCGACATGGACGCCGTGTTCGTGGCCTCCGACCTGATGGCGCAGGGCGCCCTCGCGGCGCTGCGCCGGGCGGGCCGCCGGGTCCCCGAGGACGTGTCCGTGGGCGGCTTCGACGACTCGGCCGCGGCCACGGAGTCCGTCCCCGCCCTGACCACCATCCGCCAGCCCTACGACCGGATCAGCAACGAGATGGTGCGGGTCCTGCTGGCGCAGATCGGCGGCGAGGCCCCGGCCGCCGTGATCCTGCCGACGGAACTGGTGCGGCGGGAGTCGACGTGA
- a CDS encoding carbohydrate ABC transporter permease → MSSLAVRKAAPAAGATPGTAQGPPLRRRIALVPTLTLLLGAIYCLLPVAWVLIAATKSGSELFSTFTFLPGTGFADNLSDLNAYRDGIYWQWMGNSALYAGLGALLSTAVSAISGYALAIYRFRGREAVFNVLMAGVLMPPVILAIPQYLLMAKADLADSHWSVLLPLVLSPYGVYLARIYAAAAVPGDVVEAGRMDGASEWRIFTRIALPMMVPGLVTVFLFQFVAVWNNFLLPYIMLSDDEKFPITLGLFTLLEQGANTPALYTLVITGALLAVVPLIALFLVIQRFWSLDLLSGAVKS, encoded by the coding sequence ATGAGTTCTCTTGCCGTACGCAAGGCGGCCCCGGCGGCGGGGGCGACCCCGGGAACCGCCCAGGGCCCGCCGCTGCGCCGCCGGATCGCGCTCGTCCCGACGCTCACCCTGCTGCTCGGCGCGATCTACTGCCTCCTCCCCGTCGCCTGGGTGCTGATCGCGGCCACCAAGTCGGGCAGCGAGCTGTTCTCCACCTTCACCTTCCTGCCGGGCACCGGCTTCGCGGACAACCTGTCCGACCTCAACGCCTACCGCGACGGCATCTACTGGCAGTGGATGGGCAACTCCGCCCTGTACGCGGGCCTCGGCGCCCTCCTCTCGACGGCCGTCTCCGCGATCAGCGGCTACGCGCTGGCGATCTACCGCTTCCGGGGCCGCGAGGCGGTCTTCAACGTGCTGATGGCGGGCGTGCTGATGCCGCCGGTGATCCTGGCGATCCCGCAGTACCTGCTGATGGCCAAGGCCGACCTGGCGGACAGCCACTGGTCCGTGCTGCTGCCGCTGGTCCTCTCCCCGTACGGCGTGTACCTGGCCCGGATCTACGCCGCCGCCGCCGTTCCCGGCGACGTGGTGGAGGCCGGGCGGATGGACGGTGCGAGCGAGTGGCGGATCTTCACCCGGATCGCGCTGCCGATGATGGTGCCGGGGCTGGTGACGGTCTTCCTGTTCCAGTTCGTGGCGGTCTGGAACAACTTCCTGCTGCCGTACATCATGCTCAGCGACGACGAGAAGTTCCCGATCACCCTGGGCCTGTTCACTCTCCTCGAACAGGGCGCGAACACGCCGGCGCTCTACACCCTGGTGATCACGGGAGCCCTGCTCGCGGTGGTCCCGCTGATCGCGCTCTTCCTGGTCATCCAGCGGTTCTGGAGCCTCGATCTGCTCTCCGGAGCCGTAAAGTCATGA
- a CDS encoding carbohydrate ABC transporter permease, translating to MTTARRRSYGVKGAPYAFLLPATILFALFFALPIGYAVWLSLHKVQVKGLGLGSGARSEVWAGFENYADALTDSELLDGALRVLGYGAIVVPVMLGLALVFALMLDSDKVRLAPFTRLAIFLPYAIPGVVAALLWGFLYLPDVSPFYFVLETLGLPQPDLLDGGGLYAALSNIAVWGGTGFNMIVIYTSLQAIPVEVYEAAELDGATPLQIALRIKIPMVAPSLVLTFFFSIIATLQVFSEPTTLKPLTNSVSTTWSPLMKVHRDAFGEGDIYSAAAGAVIIAVATLVLSFGFLRAANSRQKQEAAR from the coding sequence GTGACGACGGCACGCCGGAGGTCGTACGGGGTCAAGGGGGCCCCGTACGCCTTCCTTCTTCCCGCGACGATCCTGTTCGCTCTCTTCTTCGCGCTCCCGATCGGTTACGCGGTCTGGCTCAGCCTGCACAAGGTGCAGGTCAAGGGCCTCGGCCTCGGCTCCGGCGCGCGCAGCGAGGTATGGGCGGGCTTCGAGAACTACGCCGACGCGCTGACCGACTCCGAACTGCTCGACGGCGCCCTGCGTGTCCTCGGCTACGGCGCGATCGTGGTCCCGGTCATGCTCGGTCTGGCCCTGGTCTTCGCCCTGATGCTGGACAGCGACAAGGTGCGCCTCGCCCCCTTCACCCGGCTGGCGATCTTCCTGCCGTACGCGATCCCGGGCGTCGTGGCGGCCCTGCTCTGGGGCTTCCTCTACCTCCCGGACGTCAGCCCCTTCTACTTCGTGCTGGAGACGCTGGGCCTGCCGCAGCCGGATCTGCTGGACGGCGGCGGCCTGTACGCGGCGCTGTCGAACATCGCGGTGTGGGGCGGCACCGGCTTCAACATGATCGTCATCTACACCTCGCTGCAGGCGATCCCCGTCGAGGTGTACGAGGCCGCCGAGCTGGATGGCGCGACACCGCTGCAGATCGCGCTGCGGATCAAGATCCCGATGGTGGCGCCATCGCTGGTGCTGACCTTCTTCTTCTCGATCATCGCCACACTCCAGGTGTTCAGCGAGCCCACCACCCTCAAGCCCCTCACCAACTCGGTCTCCACGACATGGAGCCCGCTGATGAAGGTGCACCGGGACGCCTTCGGCGAGGGCGACATCTACTCGGCGGCGGCCGGCGCGGTGATCATCGCCGTGGCCACCCTGGTCCTCTCCTTCGGGTTCCTGAGGGCCGCGAACTCCCGTCAGAAGCAGGAGGCAGCACGATGA
- a CDS encoding extracellular solute-binding protein, translated as MPNITKHRRFVATAVAVTLGATTLAACGGSDDDSGDRSGPAKLTYWTWTPGMDKVVDLWNKGPGKEQQITVTVKKQASGDTLVTKILTAHKAGKGPDLVQAEYQALPTLVSNDAVADIASEAGDAKSKFATGVWQQTTLGSDAVYAIPQDIGPMMFYYREDLFEKYGLTVPKTWDEFAETARKLKKEDADVDLTTFSASDSGLFAGLAQQAGAKWWTTEGQKWKVAIDDPATQRVADFWGGLVKEGAIDNQPMYTPAWNKALNTGKQIAWVSAVWAPGTLTTAAPETEGKWKVAPLPQWSASENTTGSWGGSSTAVTTDSENKGAAAKFAAWLNTDPEALTALAKEGGIYPAATTAQTSDAFAEPPAYFANQADFYTVASEIAKTTAPSAWGPNVNVAYTTFKDAFGAAAKNKSDFGAALKTMQDDTVADMKKQGFEVAE; from the coding sequence ATGCCCAACATCACGAAGCACCGGCGCTTTGTGGCCACTGCCGTCGCCGTCACGCTCGGCGCCACCACACTCGCCGCCTGCGGCGGGTCCGACGACGACAGCGGGGACCGGTCGGGGCCGGCGAAGCTGACGTACTGGACCTGGACGCCGGGCATGGACAAGGTCGTGGACCTGTGGAACAAGGGCCCCGGCAAGGAGCAGCAGATCACCGTCACGGTGAAGAAGCAGGCCTCCGGCGACACTCTGGTCACCAAGATCCTCACCGCGCACAAGGCGGGCAAGGGCCCGGACCTGGTGCAGGCCGAGTACCAGGCACTGCCGACACTGGTCAGCAATGACGCGGTCGCCGACATCGCGAGCGAGGCGGGCGACGCGAAGAGCAAGTTCGCCACCGGTGTCTGGCAGCAGACCACGCTGGGCTCCGACGCCGTCTACGCGATACCCCAGGACATCGGACCGATGATGTTCTACTACCGCGAGGACCTCTTCGAGAAGTACGGCCTCACCGTCCCGAAGACCTGGGACGAGTTCGCCGAGACCGCGCGCAAGCTGAAGAAGGAGGACGCGGACGTCGACCTGACGACGTTCTCCGCGAGCGACTCCGGTCTCTTCGCCGGTCTCGCCCAGCAGGCGGGCGCCAAGTGGTGGACCACCGAGGGCCAGAAGTGGAAGGTCGCCATCGACGACCCGGCCACGCAGCGCGTCGCCGACTTCTGGGGCGGCCTGGTGAAGGAGGGCGCCATCGACAACCAGCCGATGTACACCCCGGCCTGGAACAAGGCGCTCAACACCGGCAAGCAGATCGCCTGGGTCAGCGCCGTGTGGGCGCCGGGCACGCTGACCACGGCCGCGCCCGAGACCGAGGGCAAGTGGAAGGTGGCGCCGCTGCCGCAGTGGTCGGCCTCCGAGAACACCACCGGCAGCTGGGGCGGCTCCTCCACCGCCGTCACCACGGACTCCGAGAACAAGGGCGCCGCCGCGAAGTTCGCCGCCTGGTTGAACACGGACCCCGAGGCGCTGACCGCGCTGGCGAAGGAGGGCGGCATCTACCCCGCGGCCACGACCGCGCAGACCAGTGACGCGTTCGCCGAGCCGCCCGCCTACTTCGCCAACCAGGCCGACTTCTACACCGTGGCCTCCGAGATCGCGAAGACGACCGCGCCCTCCGCGTGGGGCCCGAACGTGAACGTCGCGTACACCACCTTCAAGGACGCGTTCGGCGCCGCCGCGAAGAACAAGTCGGACTTCGGTGCCGCCCTGAAGACGATGCAGGACGACACCGTCGCCGACATGAAGAAGCAGGGCTTCGAGGTCGCCGAGTGA
- a CDS encoding beta-galactosidase, with protein MPETTPTGLTRLAFGGDYNPEQWPETVWHEDVRLMREAGVTMVSVGIFSWALLETSRGTYDFAWLDRLLDLLHENGIRVDLGTPTVAPPVWFYREHPEALPVTADGTRYEFGSRGAICHSNADYRAAAANITTRLAERYADHPALALWHVHNEYGVPVSACYCDSCATHFRRWLERTYGDVAAVNEAWGTAFWGQHYTDFAQINPPRVTPTVGNPGQALDYKRFADETIRENFVAERDILHRLAPGIPVTTNFMAALSQCDSMDYWAWGREVDLVTNDHYLITDGRRTHVNLAMAADLTRSVGGGAPWLLLEHSTSGVNWQARNPAKAPGQMARNSLAHVARGSDGAMFFQWRQSRRGAEKFHSAMLPQAGTESRVWREVVELGASLDSLSQIRGSRTVADVAVLWDWHSWWAQNLAWRPSEDHEARERADAFYEALYDRHHTVDFAHPEADLSAYPLVVVPALYLMTEAAGHNLKAYVENGGTLVVSYFSGIVDEHDAVHEGPYPGALRDVLGLTVEEFSPLLGGESVRITGPDGSELTGDVWTEFVVTRGAEPVWTYADGLAADRPAVTRHRLGEGSAWYVSTRLDAHGLDALLGWAADDAGIAPRADLPRDVEVVRRAGESGDFLFAINHTALDAKVPLDTAGTELLTGERAAGRLVVPAGAVRVVRLDA; from the coding sequence ATGCCGGAGACCACCCCCACGGGCCTGACCAGGCTCGCCTTCGGTGGGGACTACAACCCCGAGCAGTGGCCGGAAACCGTCTGGCACGAGGACGTCCGGCTGATGCGCGAGGCCGGCGTCACGATGGTGAGCGTCGGCATCTTCTCCTGGGCCCTGCTGGAGACCTCACGGGGCACCTACGACTTCGCGTGGCTCGACCGTCTGCTCGACCTGCTCCACGAGAACGGCATCCGCGTCGACCTCGGCACCCCCACGGTCGCCCCGCCGGTCTGGTTCTACCGTGAGCACCCCGAGGCGCTGCCCGTGACCGCCGACGGCACCCGGTACGAGTTCGGCTCGCGCGGCGCCATCTGCCACAGCAACGCCGACTACCGGGCCGCCGCCGCGAACATCACCACCAGGCTCGCCGAACGCTACGCCGACCACCCGGCGCTCGCCCTGTGGCACGTCCACAACGAGTACGGCGTCCCCGTCTCCGCCTGTTACTGCGACTCCTGCGCCACGCACTTCCGCCGCTGGCTGGAGCGGACGTACGGCGATGTCGCGGCGGTCAACGAGGCCTGGGGCACCGCCTTCTGGGGCCAGCACTACACCGACTTCGCGCAGATCAACCCGCCACGCGTGACCCCCACGGTGGGCAATCCCGGGCAGGCCCTCGACTACAAGCGGTTCGCCGACGAGACGATCCGCGAGAACTTCGTCGCCGAGCGGGACATCCTGCACCGGCTCGCGCCCGGCATCCCGGTGACCACCAACTTCATGGCCGCGCTCAGCCAGTGCGACTCCATGGACTACTGGGCCTGGGGCCGCGAGGTCGATCTCGTCACCAACGACCACTACCTGATCACCGACGGCCGTCGCACCCACGTCAACCTCGCGATGGCCGCCGACCTCACCCGCTCGGTCGGCGGCGGCGCCCCGTGGCTGCTCCTGGAGCACTCCACCTCGGGCGTCAACTGGCAGGCCCGCAACCCCGCCAAGGCCCCCGGCCAGATGGCCCGCAACTCCCTCGCCCATGTGGCACGCGGCTCCGACGGCGCCATGTTCTTCCAGTGGCGGCAGTCCCGGCGCGGCGCCGAGAAGTTCCACTCGGCGATGCTGCCGCAGGCCGGCACTGAGTCGCGTGTGTGGCGCGAGGTCGTCGAACTGGGCGCCTCCCTCGACTCGCTGAGCCAGATCCGCGGCAGCCGGACCGTCGCCGACGTGGCCGTCCTGTGGGACTGGCACTCCTGGTGGGCGCAGAACCTCGCCTGGCGCCCCAGCGAGGACCACGAGGCCCGCGAACGCGCCGACGCCTTCTACGAGGCCCTCTACGACCGCCACCACACGGTCGACTTCGCCCACCCGGAAGCCGACTTGTCGGCCTATCCCCTTGTCGTCGTTCCCGCGCTGTACCTGATGACCGAAGCCGCGGGGCACAACCTCAAGGCGTACGTCGAGAACGGCGGCACCCTCGTCGTCTCCTACTTCTCGGGAATCGTCGACGAGCACGACGCCGTCCACGAGGGCCCGTACCCCGGCGCCCTGCGGGACGTGCTCGGCCTGACCGTCGAGGAGTTCTCGCCGCTGCTCGGCGGGGAGAGCGTCCGCATCACCGGCCCCGACGGCTCGGAACTCACCGGCGACGTGTGGACCGAGTTCGTGGTGACGCGCGGTGCCGAGCCCGTGTGGACCTACGCCGACGGTCTCGCCGCCGACCGGCCCGCCGTCACCCGGCACCGGCTCGGCGAGGGCTCCGCCTGGTACGTGTCGACCCGCCTCGACGCGCACGGCCTCGACGCGCTCCTCGGCTGGGCCGCCGACGACGCGGGTATCGCACCCCGGGCCGACCTGCCCCGCGACGTCGAAGTGGTGCGCCGGGCGGGGGAGTCGGGCGACTTCCTCTTCGCGATCAACCACACCGCGCTCGACGCGAAGGTGCCGCTGGACACGGCCGGCACCGAACTCCTCACCGGCGAACGCGCGGCGGGCCGACTCGTCGTACCCGCCGGCGCGGTCAGGGTCGTACGTCTCGACGCCTGA
- a CDS encoding glycoside hydrolase family 53 protein, producing the protein MFHARRALRALLIPLFAGLALTTVPATSAHAASTLTNGGFESDGTGTATPAGWSTYSAGGQNAASFTESGGHGGSYRLTHWSSSAYKVETYQYLSGLTNGNYKLTAWVRSGGGQNSAYIALKNCGSTEQRTDIPVSSSGWIRIVTSIAVTNNQCTISINSDAGAGNWINVDDLTFASGTTGLSIKGSDVSSLIKSEAKGGVYKNSSGTTGDALAILKGAGQNYARVKVWVNPADGYNNKTRVLAAAKRIKAQGMKLLVDFHYSDTWADPGAQTVPSPWTGHSYSQLRTDVYNHTYDVLNALKSQGTTADMVQVGNEINGGMLWSAGSTSNWSQLAGLLNSGYDAVKAVNSSTQVALHLAKGGDLSGTRWWFDSAVSNGVKFDVIGLSYYGYWHGTLADFQTTLDDAASRYAKPVFVAETAYPFRLDSEDAHENIIDLSSELVSGYPATTAGQTRWMKDIASIVEAVPNGRGLGIFYWESTWTAVAGNGWDPTDAASGNGWENQALFGYDDRALPAMAWFSHR; encoded by the coding sequence ATGTTCCACGCGAGACGCGCCCTCAGGGCCCTGCTCATACCGCTGTTCGCCGGTCTGGCGCTCACCACCGTGCCCGCCACCTCGGCGCACGCGGCCTCCACGCTCACCAACGGAGGCTTCGAGTCCGACGGGACCGGGACCGCGACGCCGGCCGGCTGGTCGACGTACTCGGCCGGCGGGCAGAACGCCGCCTCGTTCACCGAGTCCGGTGGCCACGGCGGCAGTTACCGTCTGACTCACTGGTCGTCCTCCGCGTACAAGGTGGAGACGTACCAGTACCTGTCCGGCCTGACCAACGGGAACTACAAGCTCACCGCGTGGGTGCGCTCCGGCGGCGGCCAGAACAGCGCGTACATCGCGCTGAAGAACTGCGGCAGCACCGAGCAGCGCACCGACATCCCGGTCTCCTCCAGCGGTTGGATCCGGATCGTCACCTCGATCGCGGTGACCAACAACCAGTGCACCATCAGCATCAACTCCGACGCGGGCGCCGGGAACTGGATCAACGTCGACGACCTGACCTTCGCGTCCGGTACGACGGGCCTGTCCATCAAGGGCTCCGACGTGTCGTCGCTCATCAAGAGCGAGGCCAAGGGCGGCGTCTACAAGAACAGCTCCGGCACCACGGGCGACGCGCTCGCCATCCTCAAGGGCGCCGGACAGAACTACGCCCGCGTCAAGGTCTGGGTCAACCCCGCCGACGGCTACAACAACAAGACGCGCGTGCTCGCCGCCGCCAAGCGCATCAAGGCGCAGGGCATGAAGCTGCTGGTCGACTTCCACTACTCGGACACCTGGGCCGACCCGGGCGCGCAGACCGTGCCGTCCCCGTGGACCGGTCACTCCTACAGCCAGCTGAGGACGGACGTCTACAACCACACCTACGACGTCCTGAACGCCCTCAAGTCCCAGGGCACCACCGCCGACATGGTCCAGGTGGGCAACGAGATCAACGGCGGCATGCTGTGGTCGGCCGGCTCCACGTCCAACTGGTCGCAGCTCGCCGGACTGCTCAACTCCGGCTACGACGCGGTCAAGGCGGTCAACTCCTCCACCCAGGTGGCGCTGCACCTCGCCAAGGGCGGTGACCTGTCCGGCACCCGCTGGTGGTTCGACAGCGCGGTCTCCAACGGGGTGAAGTTCGATGTCATCGGCCTGTCGTACTACGGCTACTGGCACGGCACGCTCGCGGACTTCCAGACCACGTTGGACGACGCGGCGTCCCGCTACGCCAAGCCGGTGTTCGTCGCCGAGACGGCCTACCCGTTCCGGCTGGACAGCGAGGACGCGCACGAGAACATCATCGACCTGTCGAGCGAGCTGGTGTCCGGTTACCCGGCCACGACCGCCGGTCAGACGCGGTGGATGAAGGACATCGCGAGCATCGTCGAAGCCGTCCCGAACGGCCGCGGCCTCGGGATCTTCTACTGGGAGTCGACGTGGACCGCCGTCGCGGGCAACGGCTGGGACCCGACGGACGCGGCGTCCGGCAACGGGTGGGAGAACCAGGCGCTGTTCGGGTACGACGACAGGGCGCTGCCGGCGATGGCGTGGTTCAGCCATCGGTGA